In the genome of Podospora pseudocomata strain CBS 415.72m chromosome 2 map unlocalized CBS415.72m_2.2, whole genome shotgun sequence, one region contains:
- a CDS encoding uncharacterized protein (EggNog:ENOG503NVU6; COG:E) — MSNTGRDSPAPAPIPQVSTSPGSFRARSFVGSIPRASSTARLASPARPYNGYGTPPAAQTSPPLGDKGDSDSLAPLPGPGSHAAGPGISALAAALSQSIGTSPPRFGTPPVRALSPVPNRSLSPAPGAAPFPASGTSPYHGSFDARRNYSGAYEDPEIVKRHLVQPGDAGSDDGSRKLSDGSKGKQPAEDDFDDEFSSLKLQGGDITRPIYKWTEEVEQRNKMQRSKSFSTPRPDPENETLDINTIKVPGGFRRNFLRRAAGDGPVNPDDTEYGAGPSDRQQPPKLFTNSFLEFLSLYGHFAGEELEEDDEVLKPGEYFTSGSESNLFDDDTEDEHEPMEDSALLPPSRRKRRRKERGGSGTNSPMGAALLLLKSFVGTGVLFLPRAYLNGGMLFSNLVLLFVAALSYYCFVLLVNTRLRVEGSFGDIGGILYGKWMRNLILFSIVLSQIGFVAAYIVFTSENLQAFILAVTDCKTHIPITWLIVMQMVIFLPFSLLRDIGKLGFTALIADAFILIGLAYLFYYDILTLNTQGLADIVMFNQKDWTLFIGTAIFTFEGIGLIIPIQESMRNPTKFPKVMGIVMIIITTLFVVMGAVSYAAYGSKTETVVLLNLPQDDKMVNGVQFLYSLAILLSTPLQIFPAIRITENALFTKSGKYNPYIKWQKNVFRFFVVAFCALIAWGGADSLDKFVALVGNFACIPLVYIYPPMLHYKAVAKTAFRKWSDILLCIFGFVAMAYTTSLTVMSWASGSEGGGAPGYCDSKGHAF; from the exons ATGTCAAATACCGGAAGGGAttctccggctccggctcctaTACCTCAAGTCTCGACTTCACCCGGCTCGTTTCGTGCCAGGTCTTTCGTTGGCTCGATCCCACGCGCATCATCCACTGCTCGACTTGCCTCACCGGCTCGCCCATACAATGGCTATGGCACACCTCCTGCCGCacaaacctcaccaccactagGTGATAAGGGAGATTCAGACAGTTTGGCGCCTCTGCCTGGGCCTGGCTCGCACGCTGCTGGTCCAGGTATCTCGGCGCTGGCTGCGGCATTGTCCCAGTCGATAGGCACTTCACCACCGCGTTTCGGCACGCCTCCTGTTCGAGCCCTTTCGCCCGTCCCGAACCGCTCCctttctcctgctcctgggGCAGCGCCATTCCCAGCGTCGGGTACTTCGCCATATCATGGCTCCTTTGACGCAAGGCGGAATTATTCCGGCGCGTATGAGGACCCCGAAATTGTCAAGAGGCACTTGGTTCAGCCAGGCGATGCTGGGTCCGATGACGGGTCGAGGAAACTCAGCGATGGCTCCAAGGGAAAACAGCCGGCAGAAGAtgactttgacgacgagTTTTCCAGTCTGAAACTGCAGGGCGGTGACATCACTAGGCCAATATACAAATGGACCGAAGAGGTGGAACAGCGAAACAAGATGCAGCGCAGCAAGAGTTTCAGCACACCGCGGCCGGATCCTGAAAATGAGACGCTtgatatcaacaccatcaaggttcCCGGAGGCTTCAGACGCAACTTCCTGAGGCGCGCGGCCGGGGATGGACCAGTCAACCCGGATGACACCGAGTACGGCGCAGGACCGAGCGACCGACAGCAGCCGCCGAAACTCTTTACCAACAGCTTCCTCgagtttctctctctctatgGCCACTTCGCCGGTGAAGAactcgaggaggatgacgaggtgCTCAAACCTGGCGAGTACTTCACGTCGGGCAGCGAAAGTAACCTGTTCGATGACGATACAGAGGACGAGCATGAGCCAATGGAAGACAGCGCTTTGCTGCCACCATCCCGgcggaagagaaggagaaaggaGCGAGGTGGCAGCGGGACAAACAGTCCCATGGGCGcggcgctgctgcttctcAAGTCCTTTGTGGGAACTGGTGTTCTATTCCTGCCTCGTGCCTACCTCAATGGTGGCATGCTCTTCAGCAACTTGGTTTTGCTGTTTGTAGCCGCTCTGAGCTACTACTGCTTTGTTTTGCTCGTCAATACGAGATTAAGGGTCGAGGGCTCGTTTGGTGATATTGGTGGCATTCTCTACGGCAAATGGATGAGGAatctcatcctcttctcgaTCGTTTTGAGCCAGATCGGCTTCGTTGCTGCTTACATCGTCTTCACCTCAGAGAACTTGCAGGCATTCATCTTGGCTGTGACGGATTGCAAGACGCACATTCCGATCACCTGGCTGATTGTCATGCAGATGGTGATCTTTTTGCCATTCTCTCTGCTTCGCGATATTGGAAAGCTGGGCTTCACGGCTCTCATCGCCGACgccttcatcctcatcggtCTGGCCTATCTGTTTTACTACGACATTCTGACACTCAACACCCAAGGTTTGGCAGACATTGTCATGTTCAACCAGAAAGACTGGACCCTCTTCATCGGCACGGCCATTTTCACCTTTGAGGGCATTGGTCTTATCATTCCCATCCAGGAATCCATGCGCAACCCTACCAAGTTCCCCAAGGTCATGGGTATTGTGATGAttatcatcaccactctcTTTGTCGTCATGGGCGCGGTTTCGTATGCCGCCTACGGATCCAAGACTgagacggtggtgttgctcAACCTTCCGCAGGACGACAAGATGGTCAACGGTGTACAGTTCTTATATTCATTGGCTATTCTGCTTTCGACTCCCCTCCAGATCTTCCCAGCCATCAGAATCACGGAGAACGCGCTCTTCACCAAGAGCGGCAAGTACAACCCGTATATCAAGTGGCAGAAGAACGTGTTCCGCTTCTTCGTGGTGGCGTTCTGCGCTCTGATCGCCTGGGGAGGAGCCGACAGTCTGGACAAGTTTGTGGCGCTCGTTGGTAACTTTGCCTGCATCCCGCTGGTGTACATCTATCCT CCGATGTTGCACTACAAGGCAGTGGCCAAGACGGCGTTCCGCAAGTGGTCCGATATCCTGCTCTGCATCTTTGGATTCGTGGCCATGGCCTACACCACCAGCTTGACGGTCATGAGCTGGGCCTCGGGATCCGAAGGAGGCGGTGCTCCGGGTTACTGTGACTCGAAGGGGCACGCCTTCTGA
- the RPB11 gene encoding DNA-directed RNA polymerase II core subunit (BUSCO:EOG0926591L; COG:K; EggNog:ENOG503P5DE): MNAPDRFELFLLGEGEKKIAETVVNSIPNCSDFLMKKEDHTIGNLLAEHLKKDPQVMFAAYKIGHPNVPEVLLRIQTNGDINPREALVKILKQLVAAYGQLGREFQKELALRQYADQGEGAGGV, translated from the exons ATGAACGCCCCAGACAG aTTCGAACTTTTCCTCTTGGGAGAaggcgagaagaagatcgCCGAGACGGTGGTGAACA GCATCCCCAATTGCTCCGACTTTCTCATGAAAAAGGAGGACCACACGATCGGGAACCTGCTCGCGGAGCATCTGAAGAAGGATCCGCAGGTCATGTTTGCTGCTTACAAGA TTGGACATCCTAACGTCCCCGAGGTGCTGCTTCGCATCCAGACCAACGGCGACATCAACCCCCGCGAGGCGCTCGTCAAGATCCTCAAACAGCTTGTTGCTGCGTATGGGCAGTTGGGCAGGGAGTTTCAAAAGGAGTTGGCGCTGAGGCAGTATGCGGatcagggggagggggctgggggggtttga
- the LSM5 gene encoding RNA-binding protein lsm5 (EggNog:ENOG503P554; COG:A) → MASQLLPLELIDKCVGSRIWVIMKGDKEFSGTLVGFDDYVNMVLEDVTEFDYSGNNTQLKKILLNGNNICMLIPGGEGPGGAGGSP, encoded by the exons ATGGCctcccaactcctcccactcg AACTCATCGACAAGTGCGTTGGCTCCCGCATCTGGGTCATCATGAAAGGCGACAAGG AATTCTCCGGCACCCTCGTCGGCTTCGATGATTACGTCA ACATGGTCCTCGAAGACGTGACAGAATTCGACTACTctggcaacaacacccaactCAAGaagatcctcctcaacggcaacaacATCTGCATG TTGATcccaggaggagaagggccCGGCGGAGCGGGTGGTTCGCCATGA